One Neodiprion pinetum isolate iyNeoPine1 chromosome 1, iyNeoPine1.2, whole genome shotgun sequence genomic window carries:
- the LOC124212058 gene encoding uncharacterized protein C15orf61 produces MAPGGSWIRSLIVLPTRKIRNGDKPLASEVLTSYLLQTEEPPWTSYFVKYADVVNDQRGMSHFNWPVGKSNYHVLRTGCYPYLKYHCTKRAKEDLSADNTLFMIIKIINLGIPTLIYGLTATQLIRHREIVKTLHGNVTIHFLLPEDKGSRY; encoded by the exons ATGGCGCCGGGAGGCAGCTGGATTCGCTCTTTGATAGTTTTACCAACCCGGAAAATACGCAACGGCGATAAGCCCTTGGCTTCGGAG GTTTTGACCAGCTACTTACTACAAACTGAGGAACCACCTTGGACTTCGTACTTTGTGAAGTACGCTGATGTGGTAAACGATCAACGAGGTATGTCCCATTTCAACTGGCCAGTTGGAAAAAGCAATTATCACGTTTTGAGGACAGGTTGTTATCCCTACCTAAAGTATCACTGCACAAAGAGAGCTAAGGAGGATCTCAGTGCCGACAACACCCTTTTCATGATCATCAAGATAATCAACCTTG GAATTCCTACATTGATATATGGACTGACGGCCACGCAGCTAATTCGTCATCGCGAAATCGTTAAAACTCTTCATGGCAACGTGACTATTCATTTCTTATTGCCGGAGGATAAAGGCTCCCGGTATTAG